The following proteins are co-located in the Haloterrigena turkmenica DSM 5511 genome:
- a CDS encoding Gfo/Idh/MocA family protein produces the protein MENMTLTVGLVGLGTHGANHVRILKELGHDVLGVDADTATRETFQERHDATTFESLEKLYEQDPDAVIISAPNKFHETAAIDALEAGHDILLEKPLAHDLESAERIADVANRTGNICMVGYHHRYRNICQVAKYYVEDGYLGEITHVDAQFVRRRGVPGRGTWYTSKDIAGGGALMDVGAHLLDLLLFWTDWPTITDAMATARSNFGQHDDYSYLHMWGEDDRGKMYDVEDSVTAFCEFDSGMTADIQVAWAANMESSHSYQIQGTEAGMTVDITNTLQEVEPEVDQRNDLRLYEARSGRCDHFVDSEVIVSLNDPYRDELETFLDAVRSGERPEMTNVKQALDVQRVIDRLYRTSR, from the coding sequence ATGGAGAACATGACGCTGACGGTCGGTCTGGTCGGGTTAGGGACGCACGGAGCGAATCACGTGAGAATACTCAAAGAACTCGGTCACGATGTCCTCGGGGTAGATGCAGATACGGCGACGAGAGAGACGTTTCAGGAACGACACGACGCGACGACGTTCGAGAGTCTCGAGAAGCTGTATGAACAGGATCCGGACGCGGTAATCATCTCAGCGCCGAACAAGTTCCACGAGACGGCGGCGATAGACGCACTCGAGGCGGGCCATGACATCCTGCTCGAAAAACCGCTCGCACACGATTTGGAGAGCGCAGAGCGTATCGCCGACGTAGCGAACCGGACCGGAAACATCTGCATGGTCGGGTACCACCACCGCTATCGGAACATCTGCCAGGTCGCCAAATATTACGTCGAGGACGGCTATCTGGGCGAAATCACTCACGTTGACGCCCAATTCGTGCGACGGCGTGGCGTTCCCGGTCGAGGGACGTGGTACACGTCGAAGGATATCGCCGGAGGCGGCGCGCTGATGGACGTCGGCGCACACCTGCTTGACTTGCTCCTTTTCTGGACTGACTGGCCGACGATCACCGACGCGATGGCGACAGCCCGATCGAACTTTGGCCAGCACGATGACTACTCGTACCTCCACATGTGGGGAGAGGACGACCGAGGCAAGATGTATGACGTAGAGGATTCCGTCACGGCATTTTGCGAGTTCGACTCCGGAATGACCGCGGACATTCAGGTCGCGTGGGCGGCGAACATGGAATCGTCACACAGCTATCAAATTCAGGGGACGGAAGCGGGCATGACGGTCGATATTACGAACACGTTACAGGAAGTCGAGCCGGAGGTTGATCAGCGGAACGATCTCCGGCTGTACGAGGCTCGGTCGGGACGGTGTGACCATTTCGTCGACAGCGAAGTCATCGTCTCGTTGAACGATCCGTACCGTGACGAGTTGGAGACGTTTCTGGACGCGGTCCGCTCTGGCGAGCGGCCGGAGATGACGAACGTCAAACAGGCGCTCGACGTGCAGCGTGTCATCGACCGTCTCTACCGGACGAGTCGGTGA
- a CDS encoding CBM35 domain-containing protein, with translation MNDHPDIETVRIEIEPPSGGETSADLADIRRWIDEANANGYQVIATYHHWPNNGSGDPQDLQDAADWWVQNYDYLSQNSSFVINLHNEWGTHDVSAQEYGNAYDSALSRLRDSAYDGTVICDVPGYGQEPQIAADSVDYISDDDIAFSVHVYAKAWNQYAGEPLQMSHLDYLDTNQPHPCLIGEFGPLGPDDRTDWSAVVDHAKSLGWPVLGWAWNGDGESDPMNMTAPFWGDDCGATSYSKTSYFSTVYDKLGGGSSGGGGGETTAHYLNAEYYSLNSVSTSTSRSGYWGDAYVTGFDSSGDSVTMDFDAAASGQRTVKIRYAAPHDDKECNLYINGQSVGQASLPYTTSFQQTTAGSYQFDAGYNEITIENGWGYYDIDAVVVE, from the coding sequence ATGAACGACCATCCTGATATCGAGACCGTCCGTATCGAGATCGAACCGCCGAGTGGCGGCGAGACGAGTGCGGACTTGGCCGATATCCGGCGCTGGATCGACGAGGCGAACGCTAACGGGTATCAGGTCATCGCGACCTATCACCACTGGCCGAACAACGGTTCCGGAGACCCACAGGACCTGCAGGACGCCGCGGACTGGTGGGTGCAAAACTACGACTATCTCTCGCAGAACTCCTCGTTTGTGATCAACCTCCACAACGAGTGGGGGACCCACGACGTATCGGCGCAGGAGTACGGCAACGCCTACGACAGCGCGCTCAGCAGACTGCGTGATAGCGCCTACGACGGGACGGTGATCTGCGACGTGCCCGGGTACGGGCAGGAGCCCCAGATCGCTGCCGACAGCGTCGATTACATCAGCGACGACGACATCGCGTTCTCTGTGCACGTGTACGCGAAGGCGTGGAACCAGTACGCCGGGGAGCCGCTACAGATGTCGCACCTCGATTACCTTGATACGAACCAGCCCCATCCATGCCTGATCGGCGAATTCGGCCCGCTCGGCCCGGACGATCGGACGGACTGGTCCGCCGTCGTCGACCACGCTAAGTCGCTGGGCTGGCCAGTGCTCGGGTGGGCCTGGAACGGCGACGGCGAGTCCGACCCCATGAACATGACCGCCCCGTTCTGGGGCGACGACTGCGGTGCGACGTCCTACTCGAAAACCTCGTACTTCAGCACCGTGTACGACAAGCTGGGCGGCGGAAGCTCCGGCGGCGGCGGTGGAGAGACGACGGCTCACTACCTGAACGCCGAGTACTACTCGCTCAACAGCGTCTCGACGTCAACGAGCCGATCGGGGTATTGGGGCGACGCGTACGTCACTGGCTTCGACAGCTCGGGCGACTCCGTCACAATGGACTTCGACGCGGCGGCGAGCGGGCAACGGACTGTCAAGATCCGATACGCCGCGCCACACGACGACAAAGAGTGTAACCTGTACATCAACGGGCAGTCCGTCGGGCAGGCATCGCTCCCATACACGACCTCGTTCCAGCAGACGACCGCGGGGAGCTATCAGTTCGACGCGGGCTACAACGAGATCACAATAGAGAACGGCTGGGGCTACTATGATATCGATGCGGTAGTCGTTGAGTGA
- a CDS encoding NEW3 domain-containing protein has protein sequence MNERNEYEPEGAAERVDDDDSITPPITRRSAMKVAAATGASSLLANSTVTADDNSDRSESADKTLVESPPMGWNSWNTFYCDIDEELIKDAADAMAESGMKEAGYEYVCIDDCWMAPERDANGKLQPDPETFPNGISALADYVHDKGLKLGIYESAGTTTCQGLPGSLGYEETDAQTFADWGVDFLKYDNCGDHYGLSAVERYTRMHNALEAVDRDIIFSICEWGDNDPWMWAPEVGGDLWRTTGDIKPLWRAQEDLWGNGIIDIIDQNEPLAEYAGPGRWNDPDMLVVGVDLPEYPNLTEAEDRTHFGMWAMMAAPLMAGNDIRNMSDETRDILTNDEVIAIDQDPAGNQATRIQHIRGEDGLSRSVWAKTLANGDRAVGLLNRSDRRTTVTTSAQAVGLEAASCYVARDLWNGTDWQTAGLISASVPSHGLALFRVSSGNPDGTNPFATVSLGDTEATVAPGEAVTRSLTFTNYSPMAIDSVHVTCDSPDGWESEPTSTTFTDIAAGPAISGASGPQNDAATDWMIRPPRDAPSKDYELSVTAEYADGVSIAEPFTVTVENNTGHDSDPD, from the coding sequence ATGAACGAAAGAAATGAATATGAACCCGAAGGTGCAGCGGAGAGAGTAGACGACGATGATTCGATTACACCACCAATAACGCGACGGTCCGCGATGAAAGTGGCAGCGGCGACGGGAGCCAGTAGTCTCCTCGCGAACTCGACGGTTACCGCCGACGACAACAGCGACCGGAGCGAGAGTGCAGACAAGACATTGGTGGAATCCCCACCGATGGGATGGAACAGCTGGAACACGTTCTACTGTGACATCGACGAGGAATTGATCAAGGACGCCGCCGATGCAATGGCCGAAAGCGGGATGAAAGAAGCGGGCTACGAGTACGTCTGTATCGACGATTGCTGGATGGCACCCGAACGCGACGCGAACGGGAAACTCCAACCAGATCCCGAGACGTTTCCGAACGGCATCAGTGCTCTCGCCGATTATGTTCACGACAAAGGCCTCAAACTGGGTATCTACGAATCAGCGGGGACGACGACGTGTCAGGGCCTTCCCGGCAGCCTCGGTTACGAAGAAACCGATGCACAGACGTTCGCTGACTGGGGAGTTGACTTCCTCAAATACGATAACTGCGGGGACCATTACGGCCTATCGGCGGTTGAGCGCTATACGCGAATGCACAACGCGCTCGAAGCCGTTGATCGGGATATTATTTTCAGCATCTGTGAATGGGGAGATAACGATCCGTGGATGTGGGCCCCAGAGGTAGGCGGCGACCTCTGGCGGACAACTGGCGATATTAAACCCCTCTGGAGGGCCCAAGAGGATCTGTGGGGGAACGGCATTATCGACATCATCGATCAGAATGAGCCCCTCGCCGAATACGCCGGTCCCGGTCGCTGGAATGATCCGGACATGCTCGTGGTCGGCGTGGACCTGCCGGAGTATCCAAACCTAACCGAAGCGGAAGACCGAACGCACTTCGGCATGTGGGCGATGATGGCCGCGCCGCTCATGGCTGGTAACGACATTCGCAATATGTCCGACGAGACTCGCGATATTCTCACTAACGACGAGGTGATCGCGATCGATCAGGATCCGGCGGGCAATCAGGCGACGCGGATTCAACACATCAGGGGTGAGGACGGTCTCTCACGTTCAGTCTGGGCGAAAACACTCGCGAATGGGGATCGAGCAGTCGGGTTACTGAATCGTAGCGATAGGAGAACGACAGTTACGACCAGTGCTCAGGCGGTCGGACTTGAAGCTGCCTCTTGCTACGTTGCTCGCGATCTCTGGAACGGAACCGACTGGCAGACCGCCGGTCTTATTAGTGCATCGGTTCCGTCACATGGGCTTGCATTATTCCGGGTCAGTAGTGGTAACCCGGACGGTACCAACCCATTCGCAACGGTTTCACTCGGCGATACTGAAGCGACAGTCGCACCGGGTGAGGCAGTCACTCGATCGCTGACATTCACTAATTATTCGCCAATGGCAATCGATAGCGTTCACGTCACCTGTGATTCGCCCGATGGCTGGGAATCCGAGCCCACCTCAACGACGTTTACCGATATCGCGGCCGGACCAGCGATTTCGGGTGCATCTGGTCCGCAAAACGACGCCGCAACTGACTGGATGATACGCCCCCCAAGAGATGCACCGTCCAAAGACTACGAACTTAGCGTAACCGCAGAATACGCAGATGGAGTCTCTATTGCAGAGCCATTTACCGTAACTGTCGAGAATAACACTGGCCATGACTCTGATCCTGACTGA
- a CDS encoding mannonate dehydratase, producing the protein MQLSLVLPPEPDERWDKAKQIGINHAVYHSLELGDGRRPSQYDELLRVVNRYRDHGLEPAVFEGSVPLTDTTRLAMDGRDDEIDEFCRFLRNLGKLGVDVVCYDWMAGLRWARTSVTTPSRGDSLTTSYSDEQMRRGPAPAAARSTTADDLWANLEYFLERVVPVAEEAGVKLGLHPDDPPIGDLRGMPRIINSPEAYERTLDVVDSPYNGITFCQGNFAAMGVDVPATIQRFGDRINFVHIRDVEGGADGFVETWHDDGPTDMAGAIQAYRDVGFDGPIRPDHVPTMAGEDNSTPGYHLSGKLFASGYIRGLLDATE; encoded by the coding sequence ATGCAACTTTCGCTCGTTCTCCCGCCGGAACCCGACGAACGGTGGGACAAGGCAAAGCAGATCGGCATCAACCACGCCGTGTATCACTCGCTCGAACTCGGCGACGGGCGGCGTCCATCGCAGTACGACGAACTGCTCCGTGTCGTCAACCGGTACCGCGATCACGGGCTCGAACCCGCCGTGTTCGAGGGGAGCGTCCCGCTGACCGACACCACGCGCCTCGCGATGGACGGCCGGGACGACGAGATTGACGAGTTTTGTCGGTTCCTTCGGAATCTCGGGAAACTCGGCGTCGATGTCGTCTGTTACGACTGGATGGCGGGGCTCCGGTGGGCCCGGACCTCGGTCACGACGCCGAGTCGGGGCGACTCGCTCACCACTTCCTACAGTGATGAGCAGATGCGCCGCGGGCCTGCGCCTGCCGCGGCCCGCTCAACGACGGCGGACGACCTCTGGGCGAACCTGGAGTACTTCCTCGAACGCGTCGTTCCGGTCGCCGAGGAGGCGGGCGTCAAACTCGGACTACACCCCGACGATCCGCCGATTGGGGACCTCCGTGGAATGCCGCGGATCATCAACTCGCCCGAGGCCTACGAGCGCACACTCGACGTCGTCGACTCGCCGTACAACGGCATCACGTTCTGCCAGGGCAACTTCGCGGCGATGGGCGTCGACGTCCCGGCGACGATTCAGCGGTTCGGCGATCGGATCAACTTCGTCCATATCCGCGACGTCGAGGGTGGTGCCGACGGCTTTGTCGAGACGTGGCACGATGACGGACCGACCGACATGGCTGGCGCGATTCAGGCGTATCGAGACGTCGGCTTTGACGGTCCGATTCGCCCGGACCACGTCCCGACGATGGCCGGCGAGGACAACTCGACCCCCGGGTATCACCTCTCCGGAAAGCTGTTCGCCAGCGGGTACATTCGCGGCCTGCTCGACGCGACCGAGTGA
- a CDS encoding universal stress protein: MRRGLVLAEDTEKGRKLLAEAAATARGSDCGLIVLSIIHPESFAANVETLEAMGDVEDTHYDEHSVLDAERNAVQSVVNDAIDGDNIEITYRVSVASDSEYVETVLQTAQETDCDHLFTCGTQRTPTGKAIFGDRTQQLLLEFSGPVTVDLD, translated from the coding sequence ATGCGACGTGGATTAGTACTCGCCGAAGACACTGAGAAAGGCCGAAAACTACTCGCCGAAGCAGCCGCGACCGCTCGCGGTAGCGATTGCGGGCTGATCGTCCTGTCCATTATCCACCCGGAATCGTTCGCAGCGAACGTCGAGACGCTGGAAGCGATGGGAGACGTCGAAGATACACACTACGACGAGCATAGCGTCCTCGACGCCGAGCGAAACGCCGTTCAGTCCGTAGTCAATGACGCTATTGACGGCGACAACATAGAGATCACATACCGTGTGAGCGTCGCTTCAGACAGTGAATATGTCGAGACAGTCCTTCAGACTGCCCAGGAGACTGATTGCGATCATCTGTTCACGTGTGGCACTCAACGCACCCCGACCGGAAAAGCAATCTTCGGTGATCGGACACAGCAACTCCTCTTGGAGTTCTCCGGACCCGTGACGGTGGATCTCGACTGA
- a CDS encoding IclR family transcriptional regulator: MPEEASGGYGKTIQSVESALEVVDVIRRKERAGVTEIANELDRSKSTVHHHVATLTKHDYLDKVDGEYQLSLRFLTLGGQVREREQLYHLGKDDVEKLAQETGEQARLIVDRNGFGITLYQATGDRVTEPITHVGSIEELYCTAAGKVFLAELSDAELDSYLSETSYTPYTEETITDSDELREELEEIRDRGVAFDDEERYEGYRCVAAAISTEAREPFGALSVSAPVERMGEERFRTDVPNQLQNVAGVVEINTTYSEWTDIL, translated from the coding sequence ATGCCAGAAGAAGCCTCCGGGGGATACGGGAAAACGATCCAGTCCGTCGAGTCAGCGCTCGAGGTCGTCGACGTCATCCGCCGGAAGGAGCGGGCGGGCGTCACGGAGATCGCGAACGAACTCGATCGCTCCAAGAGCACGGTCCATCACCACGTAGCGACACTGACCAAACACGACTACCTCGACAAAGTTGACGGAGAGTATCAGCTCAGTCTCCGGTTTCTCACGCTCGGCGGCCAGGTGCGCGAGCGTGAACAGCTCTATCACCTCGGAAAAGACGATGTCGAAAAACTCGCACAGGAAACCGGCGAACAGGCGCGCCTCATCGTTGACCGCAACGGATTCGGCATTACGCTCTATCAGGCGACTGGAGACCGCGTCACCGAGCCGATAACGCACGTAGGCAGTATCGAGGAACTCTACTGCACCGCGGCCGGTAAAGTGTTTCTGGCAGAACTATCGGACGCCGAATTAGATTCGTATCTCAGTGAAACTTCCTACACCCCGTACACCGAGGAGACGATCACCGACAGCGACGAGCTCCGAGAGGAACTCGAAGAAATCCGTGATCGGGGGGTAGCGTTTGATGATGAAGAACGGTACGAGGGGTATCGGTGCGTCGCCGCCGCTATCAGCACCGAGGCGAGAGAACCGTTCGGAGCGCTCAGCGTCTCCGCGCCGGTCGAGCGAATGGGCGAAGAGCGGTTCCGCACTGATGTGCCGAATCAGCTCCAGAACGTCGCCGGCGTCGTCGAGATTAATACCACGTATTCGGAGTGGACGGACATACTCTAA
- a CDS encoding glycoside hydrolase 5 family protein — MVRRRTILCSGGAVASGLTLPGFAAPASDEASNRPDGFLATDRTSFSVDGESQYLAGTNNFWLADVWTTRDEVDTMLDRATDLGLNTVRTWAFCAGRNGHCFQPSEGEYDESAFEHLDYVIEAAADRGLRLILPLANNWGAYGGMEQYVEWSETAEKHDDFYTDLETRQLYRDFVETVVTRTNSISGVPYAEDTTIAMWELGNEPRAQTKGVDVLGDWIEEMSGFIKRLDPNHLVSTGMEGFYDGDGDDWLRDGSQGTAYVDHHRIDTVDACSFHLYPDHWGVNPEYGTEWIEDHVRDGHERVGKPVYLGEFGIQVDRNASDARQQIIRRNSIYDTWYDRLDELDADGGVVWQLTLKKRAPYDDGFYVFPGDDRTIRRIERFANRMDAESGRPLHADWKRRRARRN; from the coding sequence ATGGTACGAAGACGCACGATTCTCTGCAGCGGCGGTGCGGTCGCCAGCGGACTCACTCTCCCCGGGTTCGCGGCACCGGCGTCCGACGAAGCGTCGAACCGACCGGACGGCTTCCTCGCGACCGACAGAACGTCGTTTTCGGTGGACGGCGAGTCGCAGTACCTCGCTGGAACGAACAACTTCTGGCTTGCAGACGTCTGGACGACCAGAGACGAGGTCGACACCATGCTCGACCGGGCGACTGATCTGGGGCTCAACACCGTCCGAACGTGGGCATTCTGCGCCGGACGCAACGGCCACTGCTTCCAGCCGTCCGAAGGCGAGTACGACGAGTCCGCCTTCGAGCATCTCGATTACGTGATCGAGGCTGCAGCGGACCGGGGGCTCCGTCTAATCCTCCCACTCGCGAACAACTGGGGAGCGTACGGCGGCATGGAACAGTACGTCGAATGGTCCGAGACGGCCGAGAAGCACGACGACTTCTACACCGACCTCGAGACGCGGCAGCTGTACCGCGACTTCGTCGAAACGGTCGTGACGCGAACGAATTCCATCTCCGGAGTCCCGTACGCTGAAGATACGACCATCGCGATGTGGGAACTCGGAAACGAGCCGCGCGCCCAGACGAAGGGCGTCGACGTACTCGGAGACTGGATCGAGGAGATGTCGGGGTTCATCAAGCGCCTCGATCCGAACCACCTCGTGTCGACCGGTATGGAAGGGTTCTACGACGGCGACGGCGACGACTGGCTCCGCGATGGCTCTCAGGGAACCGCATACGTGGACCACCACCGAATCGACACCGTCGACGCGTGCTCGTTCCACCTCTACCCCGACCACTGGGGCGTCAACCCCGAGTACGGTACCGAATGGATCGAGGACCATGTCAGAGACGGCCACGAACGGGTCGGGAAGCCCGTCTACCTGGGTGAGTTCGGCATCCAGGTGGATCGGAACGCGAGCGACGCGCGACAGCAGATCATCCGTCGGAACAGCATTTACGACACCTGGTATGATAGACTCGACGAACTGGACGCCGACGGGGGCGTCGTCTGGCAGCTCACTCTGAAAAAGCGGGCCCCGTACGACGATGGCTTCTACGTGTTCCCCGGAGACGACCGCACGATACGACGGATAGAACGGTTCGCGAACCGGATGGATGCCGAATCCGGTCGTCCGCTCCACGCGGACTGGAAGCGACGCCGCGCAAGACGCAATTGA
- a CDS encoding beta-mannosidase, with translation MRIESLNGSWKLRQSDTDRWLDASVPGGVYTDLLNAGEIPDPYDDDNELDLQWVGTSDWVYRHTVTLDDDFLDEERVRLRCAGLDTIATVRINGTVVGEAANMHRKYEFDVGDALTPGENQVEITFHSPVEYSVRHSENHGYQVPTLRYPVDQPGRNFIRKAQCHYGWDWGPCLPTSGIWRDIDLLAYSEPRIEYTKTVQDHDGNSVSLDVTVGLDAPADGDVLLAAEVANTATHKVVDVVEGHNEVTITLDVSDPDLWWPNGYGDQPLYDLIIAVDTKPESVADDTDAVTADGGVTTAASSLLPDPAHETSTRIGFRELELVREPDGEGDGESFTFEVNGVSVFAKGANWIPADALYGRITRDRYESLLDSAIEANMNMIRVWGGGYYERDGFYEACDERGLLVWQDFMFACALYPSDDDYLASVEEEVRYQVRRLADHPSIALWCGNNEVEMGLESWFDDADELEQLKEDYETLFYDVIGDTVAEEDETRTYWPGSPSSGTGRQDPYPANKGDIHYWDVWHDGADFEEYETVEPRFVSEFGYQSFPSVDALSSVLPDNELNPTAPLMEHHQRHEEGNRTILQRMAALFRIPFSFADFVYLSQVQQGLAMKVAIEHWRRLKPDCMGTLYWQLNDLWPCASWSSIEYGGDWKALQHVSRRIYAPVLLSTTMTDDGDEVEIWLTNDERDHLKGNVAVEAYTFDGERIDGTDERVSVAALDSARVATVNADRLLGDIPREEAFLRVTFDGSDETYPAFTFFEEYKHLELPEPNFDVAVDRNEVTIKADAAALFVELNVPLDGQFSDNYFHLTPGEEQRVAFNAADPPDDLERRLTEELSLNHLRATY, from the coding sequence ATGCGGATAGAGTCGCTCAACGGTAGCTGGAAGTTACGTCAGTCGGATACCGATCGCTGGTTAGATGCGTCGGTTCCCGGCGGAGTCTATACGGACCTCCTCAACGCAGGTGAAATCCCCGATCCGTACGACGACGACAACGAACTCGACCTCCAGTGGGTCGGGACGTCCGACTGGGTGTATCGACACACCGTGACGCTCGACGATGACTTTCTCGACGAGGAACGCGTACGCTTGCGCTGTGCCGGCCTTGACACTATCGCGACGGTACGCATCAACGGCACGGTCGTGGGCGAAGCCGCTAACATGCACCGCAAGTACGAGTTCGACGTCGGTGATGCCCTCACTCCCGGGGAGAACCAGGTCGAAATCACGTTCCACTCTCCGGTCGAGTATAGCGTTCGTCACTCAGAGAATCACGGGTATCAGGTTCCAACACTTCGATATCCGGTCGATCAGCCGGGACGGAACTTTATCCGGAAAGCCCAGTGCCATTACGGGTGGGACTGGGGGCCGTGTCTTCCGACCTCGGGAATCTGGCGAGACATCGACCTCCTCGCCTACTCTGAACCGCGGATCGAGTACACGAAGACTGTACAGGACCACGACGGCAACAGCGTCAGCCTCGACGTGACCGTTGGCCTCGACGCACCGGCCGACGGTGACGTATTGCTCGCTGCCGAGGTCGCAAATACGGCGACACATAAAGTCGTAGATGTCGTCGAGGGGCACAATGAGGTTACGATCACCCTCGACGTTTCAGATCCCGATCTCTGGTGGCCTAATGGGTACGGCGACCAACCGCTTTACGACCTCATCATAGCCGTCGACACGAAACCCGAGTCGGTTGCGGACGACACGGACGCGGTGACAGCCGACGGCGGCGTGACGACGGCCGCCTCGTCGCTCCTGCCCGACCCGGCTCACGAGACGTCCACTCGCATCGGGTTCCGAGAGCTCGAACTCGTCCGCGAACCGGACGGGGAGGGCGACGGCGAGTCGTTCACGTTCGAGGTCAATGGGGTATCGGTGTTCGCGAAGGGTGCCAACTGGATCCCGGCGGACGCGCTGTACGGACGGATCACGCGCGATCGATACGAATCGCTGCTCGACAGCGCGATCGAGGCCAACATGAACATGATTCGTGTCTGGGGCGGCGGTTACTACGAGCGAGACGGGTTCTACGAGGCGTGCGACGAGCGGGGACTGCTCGTCTGGCAGGACTTCATGTTCGCCTGCGCACTGTACCCGAGCGACGACGATTATCTGGCGTCCGTCGAGGAGGAGGTCCGGTACCAAGTTCGCCGGCTCGCCGACCACCCGTCGATCGCGCTCTGGTGTGGAAATAACGAAGTCGAAATGGGCCTTGAAAGCTGGTTCGATGACGCCGACGAACTGGAACAGTTGAAGGAGGACTACGAGACGCTGTTCTACGACGTGATCGGCGATACCGTTGCTGAAGAGGACGAGACACGGACGTACTGGCCCGGATCACCATCCAGTGGCACCGGGAGGCAAGACCCCTACCCGGCGAACAAGGGCGACATCCACTACTGGGACGTCTGGCATGACGGCGCGGACTTCGAGGAGTACGAGACGGTCGAACCGCGATTCGTCTCCGAGTTCGGATACCAGTCATTCCCCTCGGTCGACGCCCTCTCGTCGGTGCTCCCCGACAACGAACTCAACCCGACCGCGCCGCTGATGGAACACCATCAGCGACACGAGGAGGGAAATCGGACGATCCTCCAGCGGATGGCGGCGTTGTTCCGCATCCCGTTTAGCTTCGCAGACTTCGTCTATCTCAGTCAAGTGCAGCAAGGACTGGCGATGAAGGTCGCCATCGAACACTGGCGGCGGCTGAAACCCGATTGCATGGGGACGCTCTACTGGCAGTTGAACGATCTCTGGCCCTGCGCGTCGTGGTCATCTATCGAGTACGGCGGCGACTGGAAGGCGCTCCAGCACGTCAGCCGCCGTATCTACGCACCGGTCCTGCTCTCGACGACGATGACGGACGACGGCGACGAGGTCGAAATCTGGCTCACGAACGACGAACGCGACCACCTGAAAGGGAATGTCGCTGTCGAAGCATACACTTTCGACGGGGAACGCATCGACGGGACCGACGAGCGCGTCTCGGTCGCGGCGCTCGACAGCGCCCGCGTCGCGACCGTCAACGCGGATCGATTACTCGGCGACATCCCACGGGAGGAGGCATTCCTCCGCGTCACTTTCGACGGGAGCGACGAGACGTATCCGGCGTTCACGTTCTTCGAGGAGTACAAGCACCTCGAACTCCCGGAGCCGAACTTCGACGTCGCTGTCGACAGGAACGAGGTGACGATTAAGGCGGACGCCGCCGCCCTGTTCGTCGAACTGAACGTCCCGCTCGACGGCCAGTTCTCGGACAACTACTTCCACCTGACGCCTGGCGAAGAGCAAAGGGTCGCGTTCAACGCCGCGGACCCACCCGACGATCTCGAACGGCGACTCACTGAGGAACTGTCGCTGAACCACCTCCGTGCAACCTACTGA